In the genome of Luteitalea pratensis, the window GTAACACGCGGCCCGGGTCCTTCACTTCACCGGCGACGTAGGTCACCTCGTTCCAGCCGTTGTACCCCCACAGGGCGGCCATCATTGCCGCGCCGATGCCGGCCAGGCCGCCACGCGCCGCGCCGTCCACGCCTTCGCAGGTACCGGCCGCGCCGCTCATCGCGTAGTGTGACCACGACCCGTCGGCGAGCAGGAACGCGCCGATGCCGACGCCGCTCACAAGCAGCAGCTTCAGGGCGGTGAGCACGGAGGCGACGCGCCCCCCGGTCGATATGTCGGCACAGTTGACCAGCGTCACCATCCATACGGCCGCGATCGCCACCAGTGCGATGCCGCTGACCGAGCCGAGCCCAGGCACCGTCATGCGCACGGCATCGATGGCGCCGCCCGAAAGCGCGTTGAGAAAGATCGCCAGGCCGGTCGCGAGCGCCGCGAGCGCGCCGGCGGTCGCGACGAAGAAACGGGTCCACCCGTACAGGAAGCCCCAGAGGCGTCCGTACGCCTGTCGAATGAAGATGTACTCGCCGCCGGCGCGGGGGAAGATCGTCGCCAGTTCTGCGTAGGTGAGTGCCCCCAGCAGGCTCATCAGCCCGGCGATCACCCACACGCCGATGACCATGCCCGGGGTGTCGACATTGCAGGTCATCACCCGGGCCTTGAGAAAGACCCCGGTCCCGATGACGTTGCCGACGACCATGGCGTAGGCGGCAAAGGGCCCGAGGCCACGGACGAGGGAGATCGATGGCGTCGAGCTCGGGTCGGGCGGGGTCACGGTGCGACGCAGTGTATCCTCGCCGCGCGGGCCGGCGGCCACGCGACGGAGGACACATGGCATCCATGACAACCACGGCGACGGCCGCGGTGCTCGCCTGCTCGACGGCGGGGCTGCTGATCGTCGGACCCGGGCTGCACGCACAAGGCGGCAACCGCAGCGCCATCGCGGCGGCGCTGTTCGACGGCCTCGACGGCAACAAGGACGGCGCGCTCTCGCGCGACGAGGCACGGGCGGGCGCCGAGCAGTGGTTCACCGCGTGGAAGCCAGCCGACGCGACCGGCCTCACCAGCGAGTCGGTGATTTTCGGCCTGTCGGGGGTGCTGCCCTCTGCCGGTCCCCAGTGCGGCGGACGCAGCGCGAACCCGCGCACCCCGTGTCCGGGCGACGTCGACGCGATGGTCGCTGCGCTGCCGGCCGCGGCTCCGGCCAAGCCGAAGGCACCGCGCAAGGTGCTGGTGATCGCGCGTGCGGCGGGGTACGCGCACTCGTCCATCCCGCTCGCGGCTCGCACCGTCGAGGAACTCGGCAAGAAGACGGGCGCCTGGGCCACCACGATCACCTACGACGCGGCGGACGTCACCGAGCAGAACCTGAAATCCTACGACGCGATCTTCCTCGCGAGCACCACCGGTCACTTCCTCGACGATCCCACCGACGCCGCGGCCACGGCGGCACGCCGCAAGGCATTGCTCGACTTCGTGCGCGGCGGCAAGGGGCTGGCCGCCATCCATGCTGCCTCGGACTCCTACCATGCCAGCGCCAAGGAACTGAAGGCGGCTGGACCGGGCCAGACCACCTTTGCCTCGCGGCTCGCGAATCTCGGTCCGGGCCTCGACGCAGCGGTGCCGGTCGGCACGCGGATGGTCACCGATGGTGACGCCAACAGCGACAAGATGCTGTCTCGCGAGGAGATCACTGCGTTGGTCGCGACGTGGTTCGACAAGGCGGATACGCAGAAGATCGGGCGCGTCACGCAGGCCGACTTCGTGAAGGCGTACGACACGCTCATGCCGCCGCCCCCACCGGCCACGCCGCGTGCGCCACGCGTCGGCAACGGCCAGGCCAAGGCCACCGATCTCGGCCCCGACGACCAGGTCGGCACGTGGCCCGAGTTCAACACGCTGCTCGGCGGCTTCTTCAAGTTCCACTGGAACGATGGGCAGTCGATCACCTACAAGATCGACGATCCCCGCAGCCCGCTGACCGCGCCCTTCAAGGGCAAAACGCCGTTTGTCGTGGCCGACGAGACGTACACGTTCGGCCGCGAGGTCTATTCGCGCAAGAACCTGCGCGTGCTCACGAGCGTGGACATGGCCGCGATGTCGGCCGAGGACAAGGCCAAGGAGCAGTTTCCGCGGCCCGACGGCGACACCGCGCTCAGCTGGATACGGGCCGAGCAGAAGGGGCGCGTCTTCTACATGTCGCACGGCCACAATGAGAAGGTCTACGCCAACCCGGTGCTCCTGCAGCACCTGCTGGCGGGGATCCAGTTCGTCATCGGCGATTTGCCGGCCGACAGCAGTCCGAGCAGCAAGTAACCGCGCGCCGCACGCTTTCGCGCGCGTTTGCGCTCGGCCGTTGGCCCTGGCCTTCGAAGGACCGAAGGCCGAAGGCCGAATGACGAAGGCCGTCAGAGCGCGCCTCCCGGCCCAGAGTGCCAGCGGGCCGGGCCGGCCCGTTTGTCCCAACAGGGGACTTGCGCTCGTCTGTGGCCAACTGGTCGCGCCAGGGCGGTGGGCATCGTAATCAGGGGCAAGAACCGCCGCACCTGGACGATCCGTCGTGCCGGTTGAAGCGCTATCATTTGTGGATACGGACGCCATGTCGACGCCCGCATTCCCCTTGTCGACTCAACTGAAGACCATGACCACCTCATCGAACAACGTGCCCAGCAGCAGTGAGCGCCGCGACTTCCTGAAGAAGTCCGGCGTCGCCGCCGGCGCCGCTGCCGCCGCCGGATTCCCGAGCATCATCTCCGCGCAATCGGTCACCAACTCGCTGAAGGTCGGCCTCGTCGGTGCAGGCGGACGTGGGAGTGGTGCAGCGGCGCAAGCGCTCAGTGCTGACAAGAACACCGTCCTGACCGCCGTCGCCGACATCGACCAGGCGATCGTGAGCCGCGCCGTGACGCGCCTCTCGGGCAGCCAGAAGTTCGGCACCCAGGTGAAGGTGGACAACGCGCTCTTCGGGCTCGATGCTTACGACAAGGTCATCAACAGCGGTGTGGACGTGGTCCTGCTTGCGTCACCTCCGGGGTTCCGGCCGGCCCATCTGAAGGCCGCGGTCGACGCCGGCAAGCACATCTTCTGCGAGAAGCCGGCCGCCACCGATGCGCCTGGCATCCGCTCCGTCAT includes:
- a CDS encoding APC family permease, with protein sequence MTPPDPSSTPSISLVRGLGPFAAYAMVVGNVIGTGVFLKARVMTCNVDTPGMVIGVWVIAGLMSLLGALTYAELATIFPRAGGEYIFIRQAYGRLWGFLYGWTRFFVATAGALAALATGLAIFLNALSGGAIDAVRMTVPGLGSVSGIALVAIAAVWMVTLVNCADISTGGRVASVLTALKLLLVSGVGIGAFLLADGSWSHYAMSGAAGTCEGVDGAARGGLAGIGAAMMAALWGYNGWNEVTYVAGEVKDPGRVLPIAIIGGILTVATLYVTVNAGYFYVLPPVAIASVAAASPVATVVATEFLGPAATGLMSGLLAMSVMTALQIVSLVGARIPYAMAADGVFFRSLARLSPRTRVPVRALVAQAVWASVLVVSGSFDTLTDYVIFAVLIFMGLATASVFVFRRRLPDVDRPYRTWGYPVVPVLFLLTAAWLIVNTLQTSPRQAFAGLGLVAIGVPFYWYWTRDNAGNAAMPNADN
- a CDS encoding ThuA domain-containing protein, translating into MASMTTTATAAVLACSTAGLLIVGPGLHAQGGNRSAIAAALFDGLDGNKDGALSRDEARAGAEQWFTAWKPADATGLTSESVIFGLSGVLPSAGPQCGGRSANPRTPCPGDVDAMVAALPAAAPAKPKAPRKVLVIARAAGYAHSSIPLAARTVEELGKKTGAWATTITYDAADVTEQNLKSYDAIFLASTTGHFLDDPTDAAATAARRKALLDFVRGGKGLAAIHAASDSYHASAKELKAAGPGQTTFASRLANLGPGLDAAVPVGTRMVTDGDANSDKMLSREEITALVATWFDKADTQKIGRVTQADFVKAYDTLMPPPPPATPRAPRVGNGQAKATDLGPDDQVGTWPEFNTLLGGFFKFHWNDGQSITYKIDDPRSPLTAPFKGKTPFVVADETYTFGREVYSRKNLRVLTSVDMAAMSAEDKAKEQFPRPDGDTALSWIRAEQKGRVFYMSHGHNEKVYANPVLLQHLLAGIQFVIGDLPADSSPSSK